Below is a window of Oscillospiraceae bacterium DNA.
CCTACTCGTCTTCGTTTCATTTCCAACGGATGTTTGCGATGCTCTGCGGATACGCGCTCGGCGATTATATTCGTATGCGGCGTCTCACTTTGGCGGCCGAGGAGTTAATTCGGACAAATGACAAAGTGATTGATATTGCT
It encodes the following:
- a CDS encoding AraC family transcriptional regulator; this translates as MDWITGIQRALDYTEAHLTDDIDYEAIAKQAYSSSFHFQRMFAMLCGYALGDYIRMRRLTLAAEELIRTNDKVIDIA